TCCCTGACAGTCACCTCTATCGCGCCTAGGACCGGGTTCCTGTCTGCGAAAGACACTTTCCCGACCGTAGCCACCTGCTTGTTCAGGCTCATGCGGGTTGAACTGCCCTTTCTGTTGGACAGCATGACCCCGCGCACGGCGTCCAGAATCCTCTGCCTGCGGATCGCCTTAGAGAACGTATCGAGGGTAGCGGTGCCGAAGAACCCCTTCTCATCCCTTTCCAGCTCCGCATCTGGGAATATCGATTCCACAGCGGCGCGCACCTTGTCCGGATCCTCGCTGGGATTCACCGGACAGAAAATCTCGGCAACAGCCATGCAGGGCAATCGGCGAATGGATAAATAAGTCTCTGTGCCAGCGGTTTCGATTCAAGATGAGGCGGCCATGAAGAATTTGATCGGCGAAATACAGAACCGCAATTCTCCGGGGCCAGATTCTCATAGCCATAAGCGAGTTGTGAGCGGAATCCGGTGGCGCATGACCGGCCAGCATCTCCGGAGCTTGAAGCCCGTGCTCCCGCCAAAGAAAGAAACTGACAGAATGCCCGGGCCCCGGTGGCGACGGAATGGGAAATATACTTTTATTTGGCAAATAAAATGTATTGCTATGAATCTCCATAAAATAAATCAAACCATGGCATTCAGACGGCACAAATGGGGTTTTGCGCTGTCCGCAGCGCTGGCGGCCGCCGCATTGCTGGCCGTGCTTCCGTTGGCTGCCTCCGAAGACTGCGACGCCGCCTCGTCGGGGACGTGCGGGGACCACCTCAGATGGTACCTCGACGGCAGCGGCAACCTGACCGTCTCGGGGCAGGGGAGCATGAACGATTTCGAATGGAATCGTCCCTGGAGAACGTCCGCCATCATATCCGTGACGATAGGGGAGGGCGTTACATCCATCGGAAGGAGCGCGTTCTACGAATGCAGATCCCTGGCCTCCGTCGCCATCCCCGATTCGGTCGAGTCCATCGGGGAAATTGCGTTCAGAGGCTGCGCATCCCTGTCCAGCGTAGCCATCGGAAGCTCCGTAAGTTCCATCGGCGGCCAGGCGTTCTACGGATGCACATCCCTGGCCTCCGTCGCCATCCCCGATTCGGTCAAGTCCATCGGGGGGTCCGCGTTCGCTGGCTGCACATCCCTGGCCTCCGTCGCCATCCCGGACTCGGTCGAGTCCATCGGGGATTATGCTTTCGAATACTGCACATCCCTGGCCTCCATATCCGTAAGCGCCGACAACGAAACGTACAGCTCAGAGGACGGCGTCCTGTTCGACAGAAACAAAACGGCCCTTATCACATATCCCGCAGGAAAGCGGGATGCCGAGTATGCAGTCCCCGATTCTGTCACCTCCATCGGGGATTATGCTTTCGACTACTGCACATCCCTGGCCTCCGTCGCCATCCCCGATTCGGTCAAGTCCATCGGGCGCTGCGCGTTCAGAGGCTGCAAATCTCTGGCCTCCGTAGACATCGGAAACTCGGTCACGGACATCGGGGACAGCGCGTTCTACGGATGCGCATCCCTGGCCTCCGTCGCCATCCCGGACTCGGTCGAGTCCATTGGGGACAGCACGTTCAGAGGCTGCACATCCCTGGCCTCCGTCACCATCCCCGATTCGGTCACGGACATCGGGCGCTGCGCGTTCTACGGATGCACATCCCTGGCCTCCGTCGCCATCCCGGACTCGGTCGAGTCCATCGGGGACTGGGCGTTCTGGGGTTGCAAATCGCTCTCATCGGTCTCCATCCACGATTCGGTCACGGTTATATCATATGCCGCGTTCGCTCGTTGCACATCCCTGGCCTCCGTCGCCATCCCCGATTCGGTCAAGTCCATCGGGGGGTCCGCGTTCGCTGGCTGCACATCCCTGGCCTCCGTCGCCATCCCCGATACGGTAACTACCGTCGGAGCGGAAGCATTCCTTAATTGTACCTCGCTTTCCAGCGTGCATATCCCTGGCTCCCTGAAAAAGATGGGGCAGGATGCTTTCCGTGGGATCACATTCATGGATGAGAACGGGGCCATTCTCCCCCATACGCCGGAAGGCCTCGGTGGATACACCTACGAAGGCCATGGCGGCGTGCTGATGCGCATGACGGATGCAACAATCGTCTCTGACGGGCTGGTGTTCCAGCCGGACCGGTCCGGCGGCTCGGATGCCGTCCTAGTAGGCTATACCGAGCCGGTGGCGCATCTGGCGGTTCCTGCGGAAGTATCCTACGGGGGCAAGAACTACGCGGTTACCGGCATAGGCCCCAAGGCCTTCTACGGCCTCACCGATCTGGTCTCCGCCGACCTGGAGAGCGTCTCCAAGATAGGGATGAAGGCCTTCGCCCGCTGCGAATCGCTGGAAAACGTAGTCTTCTGCGATTCCCTGAAAGCGATAGGGGCGTATGCCTTCTTCGGATGCGGATCCCTGGCCTCCGCTGAGATCCCCGATTCTGTCACATCAATATCATCCAGCGCATTCTACGGATGCGGATCCCTGGCCTCCGTCACCATCCCCGATTCGGTCAGGTCCATCGGAACCAACGCATTCTACGGCTGCACATCCCTGTCATCCGTAGACATCGGGAACTCGGTCGAGTCCATCGGAGATTATGCGTTCTCCGGCTGCACATCCCTCTCCTCCGTCACCATCCCCGATTCGGTCAAGTCCATTGGGGACAGCACGTTCTGGGGTTGCACATCCCTCTCCTCCGTCACCATCCCCGATTCTGTCACGGACATCGGGGAAAGCGCGTTCAGAGGCTGCACATCCCTGGCCTCCGTCACCATCCCCGATTCGGTCAAATCAATATCGTCCAGCGCATTCTACGGCTGCACATCCCTGGCCTCCGTCACCATCCCTGACTCGGTCACATCAATATCGTCCAGCGCATTCTACGGATGCACATCCCTGGCCTCCGTCACAATCCCCGATTCGGTCAAATCAATATCGTGGAGCGCATTCTACGGCTGCACATCCCTGGCCTCCGTCACCATCCCTAACTCGGTAACGTCCATCGGGGAGTCCGCGTTCTACGGCTGCACATCCCTGGCCTCCGTCACAATCCCCGATTCGGTCAAATCAATATCGTGGTGCGCGTTCCACGGATGCACATCCCTGGCCTCCGTTTCCATCCCCGATTCTGTGACTTTCATCGATTATTCTGCGTTCTCCGGCTGCACATCCATTGCATCCATAAACATCCCGGACTCCGTGAGCGCGATAGGGCGCGACGCATTCTACGGGATCAGGTTCCTGGACGAGGGCGGGAAAAATCTCCCCCATACGCCGGAGAGTCTCAGAGGGTATGACTACGAAGGCAGCGGCGGCGTACTGATGCGCATGACGGATGCAACATTCATCTCTGACGGACTTGTGTTCAAGGCGGACCAGTTCATCGAATCGAATGTGATCCTTGTCAGCTACACCAAGCCGATCACGCATCTGAAAGTTCCTGCGGAAGTATCCTACGGGGACAAGAACTACACAATCTCCGGCATAGGCCCCAAAGCTTTCTACGGCCTCGCCGATCTGGTATCCGCCGATCTGGGAGGCATATCCGAAATAGGGATGAAGGCGTTCGCCCGCTGCGGGTCGCTGGAAAGCGTCAGCTTCGGAGATTCCCTCGGAGAGATAGGAGCGTACGCTTTCTTCGGATGCTCCTCGCTCGCTTCCGCAGAGATCCCCGATTCGGTTATGAGCATCGGGCGCAGCGCGTTCAGCGGCTGCACTGCGCTGACCAGCGTAGCCATTCCGGACTCCGTGTCCTCCATCGGGGAGAACGCGTTCTACGGGATCAGGTTCCTAGACGAGAGAGGAAACGTCCTCGACTGCACGGCGGCCGGCCTGAGCGGATATGCGTACGAGGGGAGCTGCTGCGTGCTCCAGCGCGTGGCGGACGGCTTCACGTTCGTCTCCGGCGGTCTGGTATACAAGGTGGACTGGTCCGGCGATGCAGACGCGACTCTTGTCGGATTCTCCGAGCCGATGGCGAATCTTGCGGTCCCGGCCTCGGTGTCCTACGGCGGGAAGGATTATCCTGTCACTGAGATAGGCCCCAAGGCCTTCTACGGCCTCGCAGAGCTGGTATCAGCCGACCTGGGAAGTATAACAGAAATAGGCATGAAGGCGTTCGCCCGCTGTTCTTCGCTGGAAACTGTCGACTTCGGGGATTCCCTGAGGTCGGTGGGAGGGTATGCGTTCTACGCGTGCGATTCCCTGGCTTCCGTCGCCATCCCAGATTCCACGGTGTCCATCGGAAGGTACGCGTTCTGTCTGTGCACATCTCTGTCTAGCGTAGCCATCGGAAGCTCCGTAAGTTCCATCGGCTATCAGGCGTTCTTCGACATCGCATTCTGCGATGAAAGCGGAAAGAGACTGCCGGCGACCGCAGAGGCCCTCGCTGGCTATCTTTATGTGGGTGCAGGGGACGGGAGGATGTACCGCTCCACCGCCTGACGGGCGGATCCATACCTATCAAAACGCTGGTGCAGGCCCTTTACAAGGTCTGAACCAGCGCCTTTACCGGGTGGGTATCCGCCCGAGATTCTCTTGGACCGCGAAGCAGAAAGCCTCCCGTCGCCGACTCCTTCATACAGATAGCTGGCAGAATATGAAAGTCTCGGTGACGACGGAATGGGACATATGTTTTTTATTAAGTCAAGTAAGGGCCCCTCTTACTCGACTTATAATTGTCAAGCAGGGCAATTCTTGCCGATATCAGACCGGTACGAAGCGCCCCTCTCTGCGCAGTGGCCGGGCTGACATCAGAAACTGCGCGGTATATCGCGACGGCCTGGATCCGGGCCCAGACGACCGAGCCGGTATCAGAAGCGGCCGCAGGGGATGAGGAAGACGAGATGCGATCGAGGAAGAAAGTGAAGACGGGACCCTGCTGGAAGGGCCCCGTTTGTGGTTCTGGCCGGCGGGAGGTCCCGTCAGGCTGCGGAACGGAACAGCCGCCCGTCGCCGTCTCCTACGTACAGATAGCCGGCAAGGGCATCTGCGGTCGCAGGCAGCCTCTTTCCGTTTTCGTCGAAGAATCTGAGGTCGAAGAACGCCTGGTCGCCTACGGTCTCCACCGAGCTTCCGACGGCCACCGAAGCCAGCGACGTGCATCCGCAGAACGCGCGATAGGCGACAGTCCCCACCGAATCTGGAATCACTAATTCCCCAAGGGATCCGCACAGCGAGAACGCACACTTCCCGATGGACACCGCGGAATCCGGA
Above is a genomic segment from Candidatus Methanomethylophilaceae archaeon containing:
- a CDS encoding leucine-rich repeat domain-containing protein, producing the protein MAFRRHKWGFALSAALAAAALLAVLPLAASEDCDAASSGTCGDHLRWYLDGSGNLTVSGQGSMNDFEWNRPWRTSAIISVTIGEGVTSIGRSAFYECRSLASVAIPDSVESIGEIAFRGCASLSSVAIGSSVSSIGGQAFYGCTSLASVAIPDSVKSIGGSAFAGCTSLASVAIPDSVESIGDYAFEYCTSLASISVSADNETYSSEDGVLFDRNKTALITYPAGKRDAEYAVPDSVTSIGDYAFDYCTSLASVAIPDSVKSIGRCAFRGCKSLASVDIGNSVTDIGDSAFYGCASLASVAIPDSVESIGDSTFRGCTSLASVTIPDSVTDIGRCAFYGCTSLASVAIPDSVESIGDWAFWGCKSLSSVSIHDSVTVISYAAFARCTSLASVAIPDSVKSIGGSAFAGCTSLASVAIPDTVTTVGAEAFLNCTSLSSVHIPGSLKKMGQDAFRGITFMDENGAILPHTPEGLGGYTYEGHGGVLMRMTDATIVSDGLVFQPDRSGGSDAVLVGYTEPVAHLAVPAEVSYGGKNYAVTGIGPKAFYGLTDLVSADLESVSKIGMKAFARCESLENVVFCDSLKAIGAYAFFGCGSLASAEIPDSVTSISSSAFYGCGSLASVTIPDSVRSIGTNAFYGCTSLSSVDIGNSVESIGDYAFSGCTSLSSVTIPDSVKSIGDSTFWGCTSLSSVTIPDSVTDIGESAFRGCTSLASVTIPDSVKSISSSAFYGCTSLASVTIPDSVTSISSSAFYGCTSLASVTIPDSVKSISWSAFYGCTSLASVTIPNSVTSIGESAFYGCTSLASVTIPDSVKSISWCAFHGCTSLASVSIPDSVTFIDYSAFSGCTSIASINIPDSVSAIGRDAFYGIRFLDEGGKNLPHTPESLRGYDYEGSGGVLMRMTDATFISDGLVFKADQFIESNVILVSYTKPITHLKVPAEVSYGDKNYTISGIGPKAFYGLADLVSADLGGISEIGMKAFARCGSLESVSFGDSLGEIGAYAFFGCSSLASAEIPDSVMSIGRSAFSGCTALTSVAIPDSVSSIGENAFYGIRFLDERGNVLDCTAAGLSGYAYEGSCCVLQRVADGFTFVSGGLVYKVDWSGDADATLVGFSEPMANLAVPASVSYGGKDYPVTEIGPKAFYGLAELVSADLGSITEIGMKAFARCSSLETVDFGDSLRSVGGYAFYACDSLASVAIPDSTVSIGRYAFCLCTSLSSVAIGSSVSSIGYQAFFDIAFCDESGKRLPATAEALAGYLYVGAGDGRMYRSTA